Below is a genomic region from Delftia tsuruhatensis.
CGCCGGGCCGGGGCTATACCACGGCCGAACTGGGCATCAACCTGGTCAAGGGCCTGACCCCGCGCGTGGCGCGCGTGCGCGCCGAGGGCCGCGTGCTGCACTGCGGCCGCCAGCTGGCCACGGCCGAGGCCCGCCTGGTGGGGGCCGACGGCACGCTGTATGCCCATGCCACCACCACCTGCCTGGTGTTCGAGCTGCCGCCAGCGCGCTGAAGACCGGCACCCTCGCGCCCCGCGCCAGGCGCGCTCCCTCCTTTTATTTGGAGAGGTCCAGGCGGTACTTGGACGTACCCTTGCCCGATCCGTCATCCGCCGCGACCAGCGAGATGTTGTCCAGCCCCGCGGCCCGGGCCACGGGCAGCGCGTTGGCGCCGGAGCTGAACACCACGTTGGCCGAGGTGGCCACCTTGGTGAAGCGCCAGCTCTTGGCGCCACCGTTGGCCGCGCGCGTGATGGCGCCGTGCTTGCGCACATAGCCGATCACCACGTCGCGGTTGGCATCGGGCGAGGCCCAGATGGCGCTGGAGCCGTCCAGCTTGGCGATGAAGCCCTTGCCGCTGGTGGCGCGGTAGTTGTTTGTGGCGATCACGAACTCCTGTGCGGCGTCGATGGGCTTGCCCAGGTACTGCAGGTTCCTGATGCGGCTGCCCACGGGCTGGGTCACGTCGATCTCGTACTGCACGTCGGCCGTGGTGAACATGTCGAAGTTGTAGCCGGGGAAAGTGCTGATCAGCGGCTGCTCGCCCGTCTTGGCCGGGTCGATCTGGTTGAAGCGCTTGGCGGCGGCCTCCAGCCAGTCCTTGATGTCGGCGCCGTTGACCTTCACCGCGTAGACCGTGTTGGGATAGAGGTACAGGTCGGCCGCGTTGTAGATGGCCAGCGGGCCCACGGCCACGTCGGTGTAGTCGGCGCCGCCCTGGAAGCCCGACTTGAAGGGCGCGCTGACCGACAGCACCGGCAGTTGCGCGTACTGCGGCAGGTTGGCCTTCACGTAGTCGGCCACATAGTCGCGCTGCGCCTGGTTGACGATCTGGATGGCGCCCGGATCACCCACGTCGGCGAACAGCGTGCTCATGCGGAAGTCCGTGCTGCCGATGGGCGTCTTCACGTACTGGATGGCGGCCTGGTGCTGGGTCTCGATCAGCGGCGCCACCGTGGGGTCTGCCGCGACATACGTGGCCTTGCCCGCGGCGTCCTTGCCGGTCTGGATATTGCGCAGCTCGCTCTTGCCCGCGCTCTTGTCCACGCTCCACTGCTTGCCGTCCCACTTGAGCGCCAGCTGTATCACGCCCAGCGCCTTGCCCCAGGAGCTGGCCATGACGGCCTGCACGCCGTTGATGGTGCCGGCCTTGTTGTCCACGCCGGGCTGCGAAAAGGCTGGCGTGGCCGCCGAGTCGGGGAAGACGCTGTGCTGGTGGCCCATGACCATGGCGTCGATGCCGGCCACCTGGCTCAGGTACAGGCCCGGGTTCTCCATGGTCGGCGAATAGGCCGCGCCATCGAGGCCGCCGTGCAGCATGGCCACGACCACGTCGGCGCCCTTGGCGCGCATCTCGGGCACGTACTTGCGGGCCGATTCGACCGCGCCCTCGGTGTAGAGCTTGCCTTCGAGGTAGCGCTTGTCCCAGTTCATGATGCCGGGCGTGGTGAAGCCGATCACGCCGATCCTGATGGGCAGCTCCACGGCCTTGCCGTCCTTGTCCTTGGCCGCGATCTTGCGTTCCAGGATCGCATAGGGCTGGACCAGGGGCTGCCGGGTCTTGCTGCTGTAGACGTTGGACAGCGCCATCGGGAAACCGTTGCCCGCGCACTTCAGGGATTTGTCCACCCCGTCCACGTCCAGGCCGCCGCCCAGCACCTGGTTCAGGAACGGCAGGCCGTAGTTGAACTCATGGTTGCCCAGCGTGCCGGCGTCGAAGCCCAGCGCGCCCATGGCCTTGTACATGGACAGCTGCTGCGTGCAGGGGATCCTGGCGACCTCGGCCTCGTAGTCGGCCAGGGCCGTGCCCTGGATGGTGTCGCCGTTGTCCACCAGCAGGGTGTTGGCGAACTCCTTGCGAGCCGCGCGCACCAGCGTGGCCGTGCGCTCGAAGCCGTAGGACGGGTCCTCGGCCAGCTTGAAATAGTCGAAGCTGCGCACGTTGAAATGCAGGTCCGTGGTCTCCAGCACGGCCAGCGTGGCCGTGGCCGGCTGGCTGGCGACCGGCGGCGGGGTGCTGTCGTTGCTGTCGCTGCCGCCGCAGGCGGCCACCAGCGCGGCGCTGGCCAGGACGCTCAGGGCCAGCCGGCGGGACAGGATCAGGGATTGCAGGGTGGGAAGTTGACGGACCGGCATGTGGTTTTTGTAGCAATGAGGAAGTGCATGAGTGTCCCGGCCCGTATTGACAGGCCTGTGACACCCATGCCGCTCATTGCACGCCGGACGGCTGCATTCCCGAACGCAGCGGCAGCGGCCCCATGCCGCGTCCGTAGATGCGCCGCACCCTATCGCCCAGCGGGGGATGCGATTCCAGCCAGGCCTGGAGGTGGCTGCCGCCCGGAGCGTCCACCAGCAACATGTGCTGCACGGCCGGATGGTTGAGCCCGACATGGCTGCGCGCATCGCCCGAGCTGCCATAGTGGCGCCGCTCTTCCTGGCGCTGCGTCATGACCTTGCGCAGCACGCCGCCCAGGCCGTCGCGGCTGCGCGTCCACTGCACGGCGCGGGCATCGGCCAGGAACTCGCGCTGGCGCGACACCGCGGCCTTGAGCAGGTGGCCACTGAGCCAGCCCACGAAGCCAGCGGCCATGATGGCCGAACCGAACCACCAGAAGGGACCGCCGCGCTCGCGCAGCGTATCGCCGTAGTTGTAGACCAGTTCCAGGCCGAAGACCATGCCGCCCAGCTGCATGTTCATGCGCGTGTCGCCTTCGTGCAGGTGGGACAGCTCATGCGCCACCAGGCCCTGCATCTCCTCGCGTGTCAGATGCTCCAGCGCGCCCTGCGTGACGGCCAGCACGGCGTCCTTCGCGTCGTCCCCGTCCCATCCCGCGGCAAAGGCGTTGATGGCCTCGGTGCGCGCCAGCACCATGACCTGGGGCGCCTGCATGTGGGCCGCGATGCACATCTCCTGGACGATGTTGCACAGCTGCTGCTCGGCCAGGCTGCTGCCGGGGCGGGCCTCGCGTGCGCCCACGCGCCGCGCCAGCCGCTGACCACCGCCGCGCAGGCTGTCGGTCTCCAGCCACCAGCCGCCCAGCACCAGAACCAGGGTCACGCCCACGTTGACGGCCGTGAAGCCGGCCGGATAGGCCCATTGGCCCGGCAGCATCCACGCCGCCAGCAGCCAGGCCAGTGCCAGCCCCAGGTGCACGGCGGCCACCACGGCCAGCACGCACAGTGCGAAGGCCAGCAGCAGCCAGCGGGTATTGCGCCGCGCCTCGCCTTGCCGGTGCCAGAACCTCATCGCCGGTGGTCAGGCATCAGAAACGCACCTGCGGCGCCAGCCGCTCCTCGGACGACTGCGTGGCCTGCAGCATCTGCAGATGGGCAAAGCCCAGCAGGCGCGCGATCAGCAGGTCGGGGAAACGGCTGGAGCGGTCGTTGTATTCGAGCACCTGGTCGTTGTAGGCCTGGCGGGCGAAGCCGATGCGGTTCTCGGTGCTGGCGATCTCCTCGGCCAGCGACTGCATGCGCTCGTCGGCACGCAGCTCGGGATAGGCCTCGCTGAGCGCCATCAGCCGCCCCAGGCTGCCGCCCAGCGCCTGCTCGGCCATGGCCAGCGCGCCCATGGCGCCGGCCTGGCCGGGATGCTCACGCGCCGTGCTGGCCGCGCCCACGGCCTGGCTGCGCGCGCGGGCCACGGCCTCCAGGGTCTGGGCCTCGTGCGCCATGTAGCCGCGTGCCACCTCCACGAGGTTGGGGATGAGGTCATGCCTGCGCTTGAGCTGCACGTCGATCTGCCCATAGGCATTCTCGACGCGGTTGTGCAGCTGCCGCAGGCGGTTGTAGGTGACGACGGCCCAGATGCAAGCCAGCACCAGGGCAAGCACCAGCCAGATTCCGGTATCCATGGCTCCTCCTCCTTTTGTCGTTGGGGGAGATGCATCTTAGATGCGTGTTCAACCGCCGCGATTGCGCATCCAGTCGGCGGTGTTCATGAAGCTGGCCTTCAGCCGCACGCGCAGGTCCTCCGGCACGCCGATCTCGCCCATGGCCTGGTCCATGCAGGCCACCCATTGATCGCGCTCCTGGATACCGATGGAAAACGGCATGTGGCGCATGCGCAGGCGCGGATGGCCGAAGCGGTCCTGATAGTAGTCTGGGCCGCCCAGCCAGCCGCACAGGAACCAGAAGAGCTTTTGCCGCGCATCGGCCAGCGTGCTGCCGTGGGCGGCGCGCAGCTCGGCATAGCCGGGCTCCAGGTCCATCAGGTCGTAGAAGCGGTCGACCAGGGCCTGCACCTTCGGCTCGCCGCCTATCCATTCATAAGGGGTCTGGGGGACGTTGTTCTGGAAATCCTCTGACATGGCTGCTTCGGGCGGGCGCGTGAATGAAACCCGCAATTGTCAGGCATGCGCCATGTCCGTACCCGCCGTGCCGGCGCGCAGGAAGGCGAACACGGCCAGTGCCGTGAACACGGTGATGCCCGCCAGCACGTCGAGCAGACTGGTGAAGGCCTGGCCATAGGCCTCGAGCACGGCAGGCGCGGACACCCCCGGCAGCAGCGCCATGGCACTGGCGATATCGCCCGTCACCAGCAGTTGGGCCGCCTGCCGCGCCGCCGGCAGCGCGGCTGCGTGCGCGGACAGCCGCGACGCCAGCAGGGCCGCGAACCCCGCACCCACCAGGGCCAGGGCAATGCCCTCGCCCGCCACGCGCACGGTGCTGAAGATGCCCGTGGCCATGCCGGCGCGCTCGCTGGGCACCACGCTCACGGCCAGGCCGTCCATCAGGCCCCAGGGCAGGCCGATGCCCAGGCCGATCAGCACCAGCGGCGGCGCCATCCGCGCGAAGTCCGTGCCCGGGCCGCAGCCTCCCAGCCACAGCAAGCCCAGTGCGCAAACCAGCAGCCCCGCCGCGCACAGCAGCGCGGCCGATACCCAGCGCGCGAGCCAGCCCGCAAGCAGAGGGACACACAGCATGGGCAGGGACAGCACGAACATCAGTCTTCCCGCCTGCATCGGCGCCATGCCCTCCACGCCGATGAAACGCACTGGCAGCAGCACCAGCAGCACGACGAAGGCATAGGCAGGTGCCGCCGCGAGCAGTTGCACTCCCACGAAGCGCGGGTAGCGAAACAGCGACAGATCCAGCATGGGCTGCGGGGTGCGGCCTTCCACACGCACGAATGCGACCAGCGCCAACCCCGCGCCGGCCAACGGCAGCAGTGCCGCTGCGCTGCCCCAGCCGGTCTCCGGCCCCTGCAGCACCCCCCAGGTCAGCAGGGCCAGTGCGGTTGTGAACAGCCAGGCACCGCGCCGGTCCAGACGCTGGGCCTGCGGGTTGCGGGACTCGGGCATGCAGCGCAAGCCCAGCACCAGTGCAGCCAGTGCCACGCCCGCCACGCAGAGCACCACCCCGCGCCAGCCCGCCACGCCCAGCAACCATCCCGACAGCAGGGGACCGAAGGCCAGACCCACGCCAAACGACGTGCCCACGCAGCTGAAGGCCCGCATGCGCCCCGCCCCCTCGAAGACCTGGGCCAGCGCCGCCGTACCGCCCGCCAGCGCGGCCGCCGCGCCCAGGCCCTGCAGCGCACGCAGCAGATCGAACAGGAGGATGGCGCCCTGGCCGGTCAGGCAGCCCTGGGCCAGTGCACTGACCAGCACCACGGCCAGCCCGGACAGAAAGACACGCCGGCGCCCATGCAGGTCGGCCAGCGCGCCGCAGGCCATCAACGTCGCGCCAAAACTCAGCATGAAGGCATTGGTGACCCAGTTCAGGGCCAGCGGCCCTCCGCCCAGGGCCTCGCGCAACGCCGGCAAGGCCACGGCCGGCCCCGTGAAGCTCAGCGGCATGGCCAGCGCCGCCAGGCACACCGACAGCAGAACCCAGGCCGGTGAAGCCGCGCGGGAAGACGGGCCGGCGTCCGCGACGCAGGCCGAGGGGGAAGAAGAGGACATGGGGAGACAGCGCTTTCAGGCAAGGCCCCGGTCAGGGGTGACCGGGCATGTATCAACGATAAAAGCGCTTCAATTCCAGGAAAATATCTGTTTCACTCCCAATACTCCCAACCACAGGTTGCCAATCGCCATGGACAGTTTCAGTGGACTCGAATCCTTTGTGCGGGCGGCCGACCTGCTGAGCTTTGCCGAGGCAGGCCGCGCGCTGGGCATCTCGGCCTCGGCCGTCGGCAAGAACGTGGCCCGGCTGGAGCAGCAGCTGGGACTGCGCCTGTTCCAGCGCACCACGCGCCAGGTGCGGCTCACACAGGAAGGCGCGCTGTTCCATGAACGCTGCCGCCGCATCCTCGACGAGCTGCATGACGCGCGCGCCGCCATGCAGGCCGCAGCCGAGGCACCGCGCGGGCGGCTGCGCGTGAGCCTTCCCGCCATTGGCTACCGCTTTCTGCTGCCCGTGCTGCCCGAGTTCCAGGCGCTTTATCCGGAGGTCGAGCTGGACCTGGACTTCAACGACCACCTGGTGGACGTGGTCGAGGCGGGCCTGGACGTCGTGATCCGCAGCGGCGAGTTGGCGGACTCCCGCCTGGTGGCGCGCCGCCTGGGACCGTTTCGCTTCATCCTGGCCGGCTCGCCCGCCTATCTGGCCGAGCGCGGGACGCCCCGCACGGCGGCCGACCTGGCCCGCCACAGCTGCCTGCGCTACCGCTTCCTGCACAGCGGCAAGCTGGAGGAATGGGTGCTGCCGGGCATGCCCCCCAACCTTCCCATCGCACTGGTATGCAACAACATGGAGGCCATGCTGGGCGCGGCCGTGGCCGGCATGGGACTGGCCTATCTGCCCGATTTCCTGGCCCGCGACGCGCTGGCACGCGGCGAGCTGCGACGGGTGCTGGCGGACCAGCTCACGCACACGGGGCAGTTCTCGGCGCTGTGGCCGTCGAGTCGGCAGCTCTCGCCCAAGGTGCGAGCGTTTGTGGATTTTGTGGGGGAGAGGTTGTTCAAGGAGTCTTGACTGGCTCCTTCCCTACCGAGTGGTTGTTTTTGCCCCTGCCGGGTGGTTGCTTTTCGAGGCCGGGTCTCGGCCCGGCAGCCGACTGCCCTTTCTTGATTCGCCAAGAAAGGCCAGATCAAAGAAGGCGACCCGGATGTCCGCGACCCCTTCGCTTCGCTGCGGGGCAACCTGCGTCGTGGCGGTT
It encodes:
- a CDS encoding LemA family protein, with the translated sequence MDTGIWLVLALVLACIWAVVTYNRLRQLHNRVENAYGQIDVQLKRRHDLIPNLVEVARGYMAHEAQTLEAVARARSQAVGAASTAREHPGQAGAMGALAMAEQALGGSLGRLMALSEAYPELRADERMQSLAEEIASTENRIGFARQAYNDQVLEYNDRSSRFPDLLIARLLGFAHLQMLQATQSSEERLAPQVRF
- a CDS encoding LysR family transcriptional regulator — its product is MDSFSGLESFVRAADLLSFAEAGRALGISASAVGKNVARLEQQLGLRLFQRTTRQVRLTQEGALFHERCRRILDELHDARAAMQAAAEAPRGRLRVSLPAIGYRFLLPVLPEFQALYPEVELDLDFNDHLVDVVEAGLDVVIRSGELADSRLVARRLGPFRFILAGSPAYLAERGTPRTAADLARHSCLRYRFLHSGKLEEWVLPGMPPNLPIALVCNNMEAMLGAAVAGMGLAYLPDFLARDALARGELRRVLADQLTHTGQFSALWPSSRQLSPKVRAFVDFVGERLFKES
- a CDS encoding group II truncated hemoglobin — translated: MSEDFQNNVPQTPYEWIGGEPKVQALVDRFYDLMDLEPGYAELRAAHGSTLADARQKLFWFLCGWLGGPDYYQDRFGHPRLRMRHMPFSIGIQERDQWVACMDQAMGEIGVPEDLRVRLKASFMNTADWMRNRGG
- a CDS encoding MFS transporter, with protein sequence MSSSSPSACVADAGPSSRAASPAWVLLSVCLAALAMPLSFTGPAVALPALREALGGGPLALNWVTNAFMLSFGATLMACGALADLHGRRRVFLSGLAVVLVSALAQGCLTGQGAILLFDLLRALQGLGAAAALAGGTAALAQVFEGAGRMRAFSCVGTSFGVGLAFGPLLSGWLLGVAGWRGVVLCVAGVALAALVLGLRCMPESRNPQAQRLDRRGAWLFTTALALLTWGVLQGPETGWGSAAALLPLAGAGLALVAFVRVEGRTPQPMLDLSLFRYPRFVGVQLLAAAPAYAFVVLLVLLPVRFIGVEGMAPMQAGRLMFVLSLPMLCVPLLAGWLARWVSAALLCAAGLLVCALGLLWLGGCGPGTDFARMAPPLVLIGLGIGLPWGLMDGLAVSVVPSERAGMATGIFSTVRVAGEGIALALVGAGFAALLASRLSAHAAALPAARQAAQLLVTGDIASAMALLPGVSAPAVLEAYGQAFTSLLDVLAGITVFTALAVFAFLRAGTAGTDMAHA
- a CDS encoding bifunctional 2',3'-cyclic-nucleotide 2'-phosphodiesterase/3'-nucleotidase; translation: MPVRQLPTLQSLILSRRLALSVLASAALVAACGGSDSNDSTPPPVASQPATATLAVLETTDLHFNVRSFDYFKLAEDPSYGFERTATLVRAARKEFANTLLVDNGDTIQGTALADYEAEVARIPCTQQLSMYKAMGALGFDAGTLGNHEFNYGLPFLNQVLGGGLDVDGVDKSLKCAGNGFPMALSNVYSSKTRQPLVQPYAILERKIAAKDKDGKAVELPIRIGVIGFTTPGIMNWDKRYLEGKLYTEGAVESARKYVPEMRAKGADVVVAMLHGGLDGAAYSPTMENPGLYLSQVAGIDAMVMGHQHSVFPDSAATPAFSQPGVDNKAGTINGVQAVMASSWGKALGVIQLALKWDGKQWSVDKSAGKSELRNIQTGKDAAGKATYVAADPTVAPLIETQHQAAIQYVKTPIGSTDFRMSTLFADVGDPGAIQIVNQAQRDYVADYVKANLPQYAQLPVLSVSAPFKSGFQGGADYTDVAVGPLAIYNAADLYLYPNTVYAVKVNGADIKDWLEAAAKRFNQIDPAKTGEQPLISTFPGYNFDMFTTADVQYEIDVTQPVGSRIRNLQYLGKPIDAAQEFVIATNNYRATSGKGFIAKLDGSSAIWASPDANRDVVIGYVRKHGAITRAANGGAKSWRFTKVATSANVVFSSGANALPVARAAGLDNISLVAADDGSGKGTSKYRLDLSK
- a CDS encoding M48 family metalloprotease, giving the protein MRFWHRQGEARRNTRWLLLAFALCVLAVVAAVHLGLALAWLLAAWMLPGQWAYPAGFTAVNVGVTLVLVLGGWWLETDSLRGGGQRLARRVGAREARPGSSLAEQQLCNIVQEMCIAAHMQAPQVMVLARTEAINAFAAGWDGDDAKDAVLAVTQGALEHLTREEMQGLVAHELSHLHEGDTRMNMQLGGMVFGLELVYNYGDTLRERGGPFWWFGSAIMAAGFVGWLSGHLLKAAVSRQREFLADARAVQWTRSRDGLGGVLRKVMTQRQEERRHYGSSGDARSHVGLNHPAVQHMLLVDAPGGSHLQAWLESHPPLGDRVRRIYGRGMGPLPLRSGMQPSGVQ